A genomic window from Nitrospiria bacterium includes:
- a CDS encoding CBS domain-containing protein — MKPHFRTVGEIIITNTLFAMEESPAYAVAMKLLSKSFQGLPVLDPSGKVVGKVTEINLLKALKSGKNLHETRVREIMAEAPPVVNTETPLEQAVEIMEANQLVRLPVLNGGRFIGSVSRHDLLRAWLGVWLDSERGNYAEVIG, encoded by the coding sequence ATGAAACCCCATTTTAGAACCGTGGGTGAAATCATTATCACAAATACATTGTTTGCCATGGAAGAAAGCCCGGCCTACGCCGTGGCGATGAAGCTCCTATCGAAGAGCTTTCAGGGCCTCCCGGTCCTGGATCCTTCGGGAAAAGTCGTGGGAAAGGTGACCGAAATCAATTTGCTGAAGGCCCTCAAGTCCGGGAAAAATCTTCACGAGACAAGGGTCCGGGAGATTATGGCGGAAGCCCCGCCGGTCGTGAATACGGAGACACCGCTTGAACAAGCGGTAGAGATCATGGAGGCCAACCAGCTGGTCCGATTACCGGTCCTGAATGGCGGCCGCTTTATCGGGAGCGTTTCGCGCCACGATCTCCTGAGGGCCTGGCTCGGGGTGTGGCTGGATTCTGAAAGAGGAAATT